One window from the genome of Rhodobacteraceae bacterium S2214 encodes:
- a CDS encoding helix-turn-helix domain-containing protein: MQSRLFDLLENIAAYGPITLDALAERSGFSRSATFRGLKTLQNGGWVRLRLNGREYVLTSKVEAKLCAKVEPRPEIEKLTQFLKTCIDFRTFQTHIFQQRTTSKAELVDDSVYGTGDQTLVSDCCDFLLRVMQYARVSVGTDRFDDAQRTKADALLNKLKRCSFVRLSEHRFLWVPIFSKSADVFFICLSSRDCRQVEGAIGNKLLKQINLSEHLGDLRTFQDIQVRAPKD; this comes from the coding sequence ATGCAATCGCGTTTGTTTGATCTGTTAGAGAACATTGCGGCCTATGGGCCAATTACGCTTGATGCATTGGCCGAACGTAGTGGTTTTAGCCGCTCTGCCACCTTTCGGGGCCTCAAGACGTTGCAAAACGGCGGGTGGGTCCGGCTACGCCTGAACGGTCGAGAGTACGTTTTGACGTCCAAGGTCGAAGCAAAATTATGCGCCAAAGTCGAACCAAGACCGGAAATTGAAAAGCTGACCCAGTTTCTCAAGACATGCATAGATTTCCGCACTTTTCAGACCCATATTTTTCAGCAGAGAACGACGTCAAAAGCCGAACTCGTTGATGACAGTGTCTATGGCACGGGGGATCAAACACTGGTCTCAGATTGTTGCGACTTCTTATTGCGGGTCATGCAATATGCGCGTGTTTCTGTCGGGACCGATCGTTTTGACGACGCTCAACGTACAAAAGCCGACGCACTTTTAAACAAGCTCAAGCGGTGCAGCTTTGTGCGGTTGTCAGAACATCGCTTTTTGTGGGTTCCGATTTTTTCCAAATCAGCAGACGTTTTCTTCATTTGTTTGTCCAGCCGGGACTGTCGTCAAGTTGAAGGCGCAATTGGCAACAAGCTATTGAAACAAATCAACCTAAGCGAGCATCTTGGGGATTTGAGAACATTCCAAGACATTCAGGTTCGAGCCCCCAAAGACTGA
- a CDS encoding response regulator transcription factor, which translates to MKNRVDILLVEDDIELSEEVTEMLVAQGYSVECARTRYQYDRNAKSRSFSLYIVDLLLPDGHGHDIIRKIRERGRAGVVVLSGKVEELDKVVALELGADDYVEKPIARTEFLARIKSLIRRLACPEPTNAGPMSDGSRTLFGGWLTDFATRKLYAPCKAEVQLTKLEFELWVALLSAKDRVLTRDNLIHAIRGGDWAGNDRSIDGLVSRLRRKMGAYHDVDQLFETSRGVGYMLRSPPSGPAHQS; encoded by the coding sequence ATGAAAAATAGAGTTGATATCTTACTTGTTGAAGATGATATCGAGCTTTCTGAGGAGGTCACTGAAATGCTTGTCGCGCAGGGTTACAGTGTCGAATGCGCACGCACGCGGTATCAGTATGATCGCAACGCCAAATCTCGGAGTTTCAGCCTCTATATCGTCGATCTCTTGCTGCCTGACGGGCATGGGCATGACATCATCCGAAAAATACGAGAGCGCGGCAGAGCCGGCGTTGTTGTTTTGTCAGGTAAAGTCGAAGAACTGGATAAGGTTGTCGCGTTAGAACTTGGCGCTGACGATTACGTCGAAAAGCCAATCGCACGCACAGAATTTTTGGCGCGCATCAAAAGCCTGATCCGGCGGTTGGCCTGTCCCGAACCGACAAATGCTGGCCCAATGTCAGATGGATCACGCACACTTTTTGGTGGATGGCTGACAGACTTTGCCACCCGGAAACTGTACGCCCCATGCAAAGCTGAAGTTCAGTTAACGAAACTAGAGTTCGAACTTTGGGTAGCCTTGCTAAGCGCCAAGGATCGCGTGCTGACGCGTGATAATTTGATACATGCGATCCGGGGTGGCGATTGGGCTGGGAATGATCGCTCTATCGATGGGTTGGTCAGCCGACTTCGGCGTAAAATGGGCGCATACCATGATGTCGACCAGTTGTTCGAAACCAGTCGAGGCGTAGGTTACATGCTCCGCAGCCCGCCTTCTGGGCCTGCGCATCAATCTTAA